A window from Comamonas odontotermitis encodes these proteins:
- a CDS encoding DUF2160 domain-containing protein — protein MFDWMVWTTPVAVFFTCIVLMLIGMTVWELKSPTTLRRGWLPIATTRGDRLFIGLLAAAYFNLIFVGIAGKLQEWMSLEAEPSVWISFVLSMLLLALIMRKG, from the coding sequence ATGTTTGACTGGATGGTCTGGACCACCCCGGTGGCGGTATTTTTCACCTGCATCGTGCTGATGTTGATCGGCATGACTGTATGGGAGCTGAAGTCACCCACCACGCTGCGGCGGGGCTGGCTGCCCATTGCCACCACGCGCGGGGACCGGCTCTTCATCGGGCTTCTGGCAGCCGCCTACTTCAATCTGATCTTTGTTGGCATTGCAGGCAAGCTGCAGGAGTGGATGTCGCTGGAGGCAGAGCCTTCGGTGTGGATCAGCTTTGTCCTGTCGATGCTGCTGCTCGCATTGATCATGCGCAAGGGCTAG